A window of Cryptomeria japonica chromosome 3, Sugi_1.0, whole genome shotgun sequence contains these coding sequences:
- the LOC131065642 gene encoding bifunctional pinoresinol-lariciresinol reductase, with product MGKGESGTCEEKSRILIVGGTGYMGRRFVRASLSLGHPTYVLFRPFAGLDIEKLQMLFSFRNAGAHLVKGSFDDKESLVAAVKQVDVVICAIAGNHIRSHAIPEQMKLVEAIKEAGNIKRYLPSEFGIDPDKMMDAIEPGNVTFIDKRVVRRAVEAAGIPYTYVSANCFAGYFVGGLAQLGRLTPPSDKVFLYGDGNVKAIWVDEDDVATYTIKSAVDPRTANKTVYIRPPANILSQRDVIELWEKKSDNLLEKISLSRDEFLNLMKGQNLAEQIGMTHFYHMFFDGCLYNFEIGEEGREASQLYPDVKYTTVDAYLDRYLIL from the exons ATGGGAAAGGGAGAATCAGGAACATGTGAGGAGAAGAGCAGGATTTTGATAGTAGGAGGCACTGGTTACATGGGCAGGAGGTTCGTGAGAGCCAGCTTGAGCCTTGGCCATCCCACTTATGTCCTTTTTCGTCCATTTGCAGGTCTCGATATTGAGAAGCTACAAAtgttattttctttcagaaatgcTGGCGCCCATCTTGTTAAG GGGTCTTTTGATGATAAAGAGAGCCTTGTGGCAGCTGTGAAGCAAGTGGATGTTGTTATATGTGCGATTGCAGGAAACCACATCCGCAGCCATGCAATCCCTGAACAGATGAAGCTGGTGGAAGCCATTAAAGAAGCCGGCAACATCAAG AGATATCTTCCGTCTGAATTCGGAATAGACCCGGACAAAATGATGGACGCAATAGAGCCAGGAAACGTGACTTTCATCGACAAAAGAGTGGTGAGACGCGCGGTTGAAGCAGCGGGGATCCCTTACACCTATGTCTCTGCAAACTGCTTTGCCGGTTACTTTGTGGGGGGTCTTGCCCAACTCGGCCGTTTAACACCACCCTCTGACAAAGTTTTCCTCTACGGTGATGGCAATGTAAAAG CCATTTGGGTGGACGAAGATGACGTTGCAACTTACACAATAAAATCTGCTGTGGATCCTCGCACTGCCAACAAGACTGTTTATATTCGCCCTCCCGCTAATATTTTGTCACAAAGAGATGTGATTGAATTATGGGAGAAAAAGTCTGACAATCTCTTGGAGAAGATATCTCTATCAAGAGATGAGTTCTTGAATCTTATGAAAG GTCAGAACTTAGCAGAACAGATTGGCATGACACATTTCTACCATATGTTCTTTGATGGATGCCTCTACAATTTTGAGATAGGAGAGGAGGGAAGAGAGGCTAGCCAGCTATACCCAGACGTCAAATACACCACTGTCGATGCCTATCTCGACCGCTATCTAATATTATAA